From one Peptoniphilaceae bacterium AMB_02 genomic stretch:
- a CDS encoding site-specific integrase, which yields MAKRGYGEGTISKQKRNGKDYYVGQITIGYDNDGKQIRKTFGNAKRSVVADKMRKAQVLIDQNIYNDDEIVFSDFFYKWMYAFKINEISGNSFARYETTYRNWINKAPLNSIKTKDLTTLRLQEIMNEMLTQTSASNVKRIFTYINASLKFAIHDNLLIKNPAEGLRFPKVKKKKNYNVFTSEEQRMIIDALEDTALDLMIRVTFATGLRLSEALALTWDDFTDCSINVNKQYQLEYNFDNGIKTRKAVIKELKTEGSEGIVPLPQSIDMLLKKHRIQQNKHKLRIGREYQNNNLIFADDVGNYFEHKRPARRVKKLCKELGIEEKDFHSIRHSYCTRLFEAGVPLKTVQTLMRHKEFRTTSDIYTHVMPEMKEDAVVVLEQFL from the coding sequence ATGGCGAAACGTGGATATGGTGAAGGCACGATATCAAAACAAAAACGAAATGGCAAAGACTATTATGTTGGTCAAATAACAATCGGTTATGATAATGATGGAAAGCAGATAAGAAAAACCTTTGGAAATGCTAAACGTTCTGTAGTAGCTGATAAAATGCGTAAAGCCCAGGTGCTAATTGACCAAAACATATATAACGATGATGAAATTGTATTCTCAGATTTTTTCTATAAATGGATGTATGCTTTTAAAATAAATGAAATTTCAGGTAACAGTTTTGCTAGATACGAAACCACTTATAGAAATTGGATTAATAAGGCGCCTCTTAATTCTATAAAAACGAAAGACTTAACAACTCTTAGACTACAAGAGATCATGAATGAAATGTTAACACAAACATCTGCAAGCAATGTAAAAAGAATCTTTACTTACATTAATGCTAGTTTAAAATTTGCCATTCATGATAATCTATTAATAAAAAACCCAGCAGAAGGCTTAAGATTTCCTAAGGTAAAAAAGAAAAAGAATTACAATGTGTTCACTTCTGAAGAACAAAGGATGATTATAGATGCTCTGGAAGATACTGCATTAGATCTTATGATTAGAGTTACTTTCGCTACAGGTTTAAGGTTGTCAGAGGCACTAGCTCTAACATGGGATGATTTTACTGATTGTAGTATAAATGTAAATAAACAATATCAACTTGAGTATAATTTTGATAATGGAATAAAAACTAGAAAAGCTGTAATAAAAGAACTTAAAACTGAAGGCTCTGAAGGTATAGTGCCTCTTCCCCAATCAATAGATATGCTTCTTAAAAAACATAGAATTCAACAAAATAAGCATAAACTGAGAATAGGAAGAGAGTATCAAAATAATAATCTTATTTTTGCAGATGATGTAGGAAATTATTTTGAACATAAGAGGCCCGCTCGAAGAGTAAAAAAACTATGTAAAGAATTAGGGATAGAGGAAAAAGATTTTCATAGCATAAGGCATAGTTACTGCACAAGATTATTTGAAGCTGGCGTACCCCTTAAAACTGTTCAGACATTAATGCGACATAAAGAATTCCGGACCACATCGGATATTTATACACATGTTATGCCAGAAATGAAAGAAGATGCTGTTGTAGTTTTAGAACAATTTTTGTAA
- a CDS encoding ImmA/IrrE family metallo-endopeptidase, producing MSTNYYWIDEIIEGLLEEVGSNDINDILDYLGIVTIKDNSKNVLLSSSDAFYIRNIDGVETILIRDNLPAIFEKYVLAHELGHAILHVDIMDAAYSKFTIKNKLEKEADYFAIRILNITLDKTELEGLTKQQIAGLLQIKVDSLDFFIN from the coding sequence ATGAGTACTAATTATTATTGGATAGATGAAATTATAGAAGGTTTACTTGAAGAAGTAGGATCCAATGATATTAATGACATCTTAGACTATTTAGGCATTGTAACTATAAAAGATAATTCAAAGAATGTACTGCTTTCAAGTTCAGATGCATTCTACATAAGAAATATAGACGGAGTAGAGACAATTTTAATTAGAGATAATTTACCTGCTATTTTTGAAAAATATGTATTGGCTCATGAATTGGGTCACGCAATATTACATGTAGATATAATGGATGCAGCATATAGTAAATTTACTATAAAAAACAAATTAGAAAAAGAAGCAGATTACTTTGCTATCAGAATTTTAAATATAACATTAGATAAAACAGAACTTGAAGGCTTAACCAAACAACAAATAGCAGGATTGCTGCAAATAAAAGTTGATTCTTTAGATTTTTTTATTAATTAG
- a CDS encoding helix-turn-helix transcriptional regulator, with protein MLGQRIKNRRLELGLSQDELARLAGYDNRATISKIESGIIDLNISKVNVFAKALGCSPAYLMGWEDVEEEPVSEFTTAEDAVKFLLEQNVIFAYTGLDIEKLSDSDKIEYANKVLELIRMAGNEYKLREK; from the coding sequence ATGCTAGGGCAAAGAATTAAAAATAGAAGATTAGAGCTTGGTTTGTCCCAAGATGAGCTTGCAAGACTTGCTGGATATGACAATAGGGCGACTATTTCAAAAATCGAGAGTGGCATTATAGACTTGAACATATCAAAAGTGAATGTATTCGCAAAAGCACTAGGTTGCTCCCCCGCATATTTGATGGGATGGGAAGATGTTGAAGAAGAACCAGTATCCGAATTCACGACAGCAGAGGATGCAGTCAAATTTCTATTAGAGCAAAATGTTATTTTTGCTTATACAGGATTAGATATCGAAAAACTTTCAGATTCAGATAAAATTGAATATGCTAATAAAGTATTAGAGCTTATTCGTATGGCCGGAAACGAGTACAAGTTAAGGGAGAAATAA
- a CDS encoding helix-turn-helix domain-containing protein — MNLESLNYVIDNSGISITLLAKRLGISRQQLYKKLSGDVEFKVSEANDLADILRLTKDEKENIFFANHSA; from the coding sequence ATGAATTTAGAATCCTTGAATTACGTGATAGACAACTCAGGTATAAGCATTACTCTATTAGCAAAGAGACTAGGAATTAGCAGGCAACAGTTATACAAAAAATTATCAGGAGATGTAGAATTTAAGGTATCAGAAGCCAATGATTTAGCAGATATTCTACGATTAACAAAAGATGAAAAGGAGAATATTTTTTTTGCCAATCATAGTGCTTAA
- a CDS encoding DUF4145 domain-containing protein encodes MLGFKVHGMGISGSKDLNKPPFKIDGVTLEWIPSNLKTDSIAVIFYKCPACLKTSIKIEGLGEQFSNNYKSFFYPSSKAKNYPDYVPQAIREDYEEAHKIINLSPKASATLSRRCIQGMIRNVFNVNKRTLAEEINSIKDQVDNKLWSGIDAIRKVGNIGAHMEKNINEIIPIEPSEAEKTTFTS; translated from the coding sequence ATGCTAGGTTTTAAAGTACATGGAATGGGAATTTCAGGCTCAAAAGACTTAAATAAGCCACCATTTAAAATTGATGGTGTTACATTAGAATGGATCCCTTCCAATCTTAAAACAGATTCAATTGCAGTTATCTTCTATAAGTGCCCTGCTTGCCTTAAAACGTCTATAAAAATAGAAGGTCTAGGTGAACAGTTCTCTAATAATTACAAATCCTTTTTTTATCCAAGCTCTAAAGCCAAGAACTATCCTGATTACGTACCTCAAGCAATTAGAGAAGATTACGAAGAAGCTCATAAAATTATTAACTTAAGTCCAAAAGCCTCTGCTACTCTATCACGAAGGTGCATACAGGGCATGATTAGAAATGTTTTTAATGTTAATAAAAGAACCTTAGCCGAAGAAATAAATTCGATTAAAGATCAAGTCGACAATAAACTTTGGTCCGGTATCGATGCTATCCGCAAAGTAGGAAATATTGGCGCTCATATGGAAAAAAACATAAATGAAATAATTCCAATAGAGCCTAGTGAAGCTGAGAAAACTACTTTTACTAGTTGA
- a CDS encoding helix-turn-helix transcriptional regulator: MKELRIKRGLTQKELSDYVGIRQTAYSNYELGIRKMSVDIAKKIAKVLEVDWWVLYE; the protein is encoded by the coding sequence ATGAAAGAATTAAGAATAAAGAGAGGGTTAACGCAAAAAGAATTAAGCGATTATGTTGGAATAAGACAAACCGCTTATAGTAACTATGAGCTGGGGATTAGAAAAATGTCAGTAGATATAGCTAAAAAGATAGCAAAAGTATTAGAAGTAGATTGGTGGGTTTTATACGAATAA
- a CDS encoding helix-turn-helix domain-containing protein — translation MEKILIDIKEFTELTGIGDDKARELARREDFPKIRVGNRTKIIVKELDKWFMDRKGEIF, via the coding sequence ATGGAAAAAATTCTCATAGACATAAAAGAGTTCACGGAATTGACAGGGATTGGCGATGATAAAGCTAGAGAACTAGCTAGAAGAGAAGACTTTCCTAAAATCCGTGTAGGCAATCGAACTAAAATAATTGTCAAAGAACTAGATAAGTGGTTTATGGACCGGAAAGGCGAAATTTTCTGA